The Halobacteriovoraceae bacterium sequence TGTGATTGGTTCAGGGCAAATGGGACGAGGAATTATCCAAGTCGCGGCCATGTCTGGTCTGCAAACATATGTCTACGATGTATCTAAAGAGAGTCTAAATAATGCAATGGATTTTATACGTAACCAAATGCAAAAGGGCGTAAATAAAGAAAAATGGGATAATGCATTCTTGGAAGACACTCTCGGACTCATCATCGCAGAAGATTCTATCGACAATTTAAGTGATTGTGACATTATTATCGAAGCTGCTAGTGAAAATAAAGAAATCAAATTCAAAATTTTTGAACGTTTAGATCAAATTGCAAAAAAAGAATGTATTCTTGCAACAAACACGTCCTCAATATCAATAACTGAAATTGCGGCCGTAACCAATAGAGCTGACAAAGTCGCAGGGATGCATTTTATGAACCCTGTACCAGTAATGAAACTGGTTGAAGGTATCAGAGGATTAGAAACTTCCGATGAAACTTTTAACAGTGTGAAAACACTGGCCGAAAAAATGGGAAAAACTTTTATTTCTGTTCAAGATTTCCCAGGATTTGCAGTAAACAGAATACTTATGCCTATGATCAACGAAGCTGTTTATGCTTTATATGAAGGTCTGTCCAGTGT is a genomic window containing:
- a CDS encoding 3-hydroxybutyryl-CoA dehydrogenase; the protein is MKIQKVGVIGSGQMGRGIIQVAAMSGLQTYVYDVSKESLNNAMDFIRNQMQKGVNKEKWDNAFLEDTLGLIIAEDSIDNLSDCDIIIEAASENKEIKFKIFERLDQIAKKECILATNTSSISITEIAAVTNRADKVAGMHFMNPVPVMKLVEGIRGLETSDETFNSVKTLAEKMGKTFISVQDFPGFAVNRILMPMINEAVYALYEGLSSVEDIDQSMKLGCNQPMGPLELADFIGLDTCLAIMEILHEGLGDTKYRPCPLLKKYVLAKRLGRKSGRGFYEY